A window from Streptomyces sp. NBC_00299 encodes these proteins:
- the purM gene encoding phosphoribosylformylglycinamidine cyclo-ligase, whose translation MSETTGASYAAAGVDIEAGDRAVELMKEWVKKTQRPEVLGGLGGFAGLFDASALKRYERPLLASATDGVGTKVDIARQMGVYDTIGHDLVAMVMDDIVVCGAEPLFMTDYICVGKVHPERVAAIVKGIAEGCVLAGCALVGGETAEHPGLLGENDFDVAGAGTGVVEADRLLGPDRIRTGDAVIAMAASGLHSNGYSLVRHVLLNQGGLALDAQIDELGRPLGEELLEPTKIYSLDCLALTRTTDVHAFSHITGGGLAANLARVIPDDLHAIVDRSTWTPAPIFDLVGRTGQVERLELEKTLNMGVGMIAIVPEESTDAALETLADRGVDAWVAGEITDRGDHETGAALVGTYSK comes from the coding sequence ATGTCTGAGACAACTGGTGCCAGCTACGCAGCCGCGGGCGTCGACATCGAAGCGGGCGACCGCGCGGTCGAGCTGATGAAGGAGTGGGTGAAGAAGACGCAGCGCCCCGAGGTCCTCGGCGGCCTCGGCGGTTTCGCCGGCCTCTTCGACGCCTCCGCCCTCAAGCGCTACGAGCGCCCGCTGCTCGCCTCCGCCACCGACGGTGTCGGAACCAAGGTCGACATCGCCCGCCAGATGGGCGTCTACGACACGATCGGCCACGACCTGGTCGCGATGGTCATGGACGACATCGTGGTGTGCGGTGCCGAGCCGCTGTTCATGACCGACTACATCTGCGTCGGCAAGGTCCACCCCGAGCGGGTCGCCGCCATCGTCAAGGGCATCGCCGAGGGCTGTGTGCTCGCCGGCTGCGCCCTGGTCGGCGGCGAGACGGCCGAGCACCCGGGTCTGCTGGGCGAGAACGACTTCGACGTGGCCGGCGCCGGCACGGGTGTCGTGGAGGCCGACCGGCTGCTGGGCCCGGATCGCATCCGTACGGGTGACGCGGTGATCGCCATGGCGGCATCCGGCCTTCACTCGAACGGGTACTCGCTGGTCCGGCACGTCCTGCTGAACCAGGGCGGCCTCGCCCTGGACGCGCAGATCGACGAGCTCGGCCGCCCCCTCGGCGAGGAACTGCTGGAGCCCACCAAGATCTACTCGCTGGACTGCCTGGCCCTCACCCGCACCACGGACGTGCACGCGTTCAGCCACATCACGGGCGGCGGCCTCGCGGCGAACCTGGCCCGGGTGATCCCGGACGACCTGCACGCGATCGTCGACCGCTCCACCTGGACGCCGGCCCCGATCTTCGACCTCGTCGGCCGGACCGGTCAGGTCGAGCGCCTGGAGCTGGAGAAGACGCTGAACATGGGCGTCGGCATGATCGCGATCGTGCCCGAGGAGTCCACGGACGCGGCGCTGGAGACGCTGGCCGACCGTGGCGTGGACGCCTGGGTCGCCGGCGAGATCACGGACAGGGGCGACCACGAGACGGGCGCGGCCCTCGTCGGTACGTACTCAAAGTAG
- a CDS encoding maleylpyruvate isomerase family mycothiol-dependent enzyme, whose protein sequence is MPPAKKRARTYDPAKIRTAVLTQFGHVREAVRTLTPEQVALPTRLEGWTVRDLMAHVAMTVDAVSRHLDRDEPAKAELALLDWPFATAALAGDIDDGTRDLAAANPDLVALYAGTEERLTQRLADAPGGRLLAARIGAMPLADYLVTRTVELVVHTDDLNAAVPGLDIPYDRQALAACTRLLADALAAKAPGGSTEVRIPPYAVVQCVEGPRHTRGTPPNVVETDPLTWIRLATGRVAWQASVAQAKVRASGERADLGGLLPLMG, encoded by the coding sequence ATGCCCCCGGCCAAGAAGCGCGCCCGCACCTACGACCCCGCCAAGATCCGCACCGCGGTCCTCACCCAGTTCGGGCACGTCCGCGAGGCCGTCCGCACCCTCACCCCCGAGCAAGTCGCCCTGCCCACCCGCCTGGAGGGCTGGACCGTACGGGACCTGATGGCGCACGTGGCCATGACCGTGGACGCCGTGAGCCGCCACCTCGACCGCGACGAACCGGCGAAAGCCGAGCTCGCCCTCCTGGACTGGCCCTTCGCCACGGCGGCCCTCGCCGGCGACATCGACGACGGCACCCGCGACCTCGCCGCCGCCAACCCCGACCTGGTAGCCCTCTACGCCGGCACCGAGGAACGCCTCACACAGCGGCTGGCGGACGCCCCCGGCGGCCGGCTCCTCGCCGCCCGCATCGGCGCGATGCCCCTCGCCGACTACCTGGTCACCCGCACCGTCGAGCTCGTCGTCCACACCGACGACCTGAACGCCGCCGTCCCCGGCCTCGACATCCCGTACGACCGTCAGGCCCTCGCCGCCTGCACCCGCCTCCTCGCCGACGCGCTCGCCGCGAAGGCACCCGGCGGGTCGACCGAGGTGCGGATTCCGCCGTATGCCGTCGTGCAGTGCGTCGAGGGGCCGAGGCACACCCGGGGCACGCCGCCGAACGTCGTCGAGACCGATCCGCTGACCTGGATCCGGCTGGCGACCGGGCGGGTGGCGTGGCAGGCGTCCGTCGCGCAGGCCAAGGTGCGCGCGAGCGGGGAGCGGGCGGATCTGGGCGGGCTGCTGCCGCTCATGGGGTGA
- a CDS encoding DUF3073 domain-containing protein encodes MGRGRAKAKQTKVARQLKYNSGGTDLSRLADELGASPSNQSPNGEPFEDDEQDDDDLYSRYADLYEDDDEDEDGDPSQQRRGA; translated from the coding sequence ATGGGGCGCGGCCGGGCCAAGGCCAAGCAGACGAAGGTCGCCCGCCAGCTGAAGTACAACAGCGGTGGGACGGATCTCTCACGCCTGGCTGACGAGCTGGGCGCATCGCCGTCGAACCAGTCGCCGAACGGCGAACCGTTCGAGGACGATGAGCAGGATGACGACGACTTGTACTCCCGTTATGCCGACCTCTATGAGGACGACGACGAGGACGAGGACGGCGATCCCTCACAGCAACGTCGCGGAGCTTGA
- the purF gene encoding amidophosphoribosyltransferase translates to MPRGDGRLNHDLLPGEKGPQDACGVFGVWAPGEEVAKLTYFGLYALQHRGQESAGIAVSNGSQILVFKDMGLVSQVFDETSLGSLQGHIAVGHARYSTTGASVWENAQPTFRATAHGSIALGHNGNLVNTAQLAEMVADLPKQEGGRTPRVAATNDTDLLTALLAAQVDEDGKPLTIEEAAHTVLPQVKGAFSLVFMDENTLYAARDPQGIRPLVLGRLERGWVVASESAALDICGASYVREVEPGEFIAIDENGLRTSRFAEAKPKGCVFEYVYLARPDTDIAGRNVYLSRVEMGRKLAKEAPVDADLVIATPESGTPAAIGYAEASGIPFGAGLVKNAYVGRTFIQPSQTIRQLGIRLKLNPLKEVIKGKRLVVVDDSIVRGNTQRALVRMLREAGAAEVHIRISSPPVKWPCFFGIDFATRAELIANGMSIDEIGTSLGADSLSYISIDGMIEATTIAKPNLCRACFDGEYPMDLPDPELLGKQLLETELAAGPAATAAADAIRRP, encoded by the coding sequence GTGCCACGTGGTGACGGTCGACTCAATCACGATCTGCTTCCCGGCGAGAAAGGCCCCCAGGACGCTTGCGGCGTCTTCGGTGTCTGGGCCCCGGGTGAAGAGGTCGCAAAGCTCACGTACTTCGGGCTCTACGCCCTCCAGCATCGGGGCCAGGAATCCGCGGGAATCGCGGTCAGTAACGGCTCCCAGATCCTCGTCTTCAAGGACATGGGCCTGGTCTCCCAGGTCTTCGACGAGACCTCTCTCGGATCGCTCCAGGGTCACATCGCAGTGGGCCACGCCCGCTACTCGACCACCGGTGCCTCCGTCTGGGAGAACGCGCAGCCGACGTTCCGTGCCACCGCGCACGGCTCCATCGCGCTCGGCCACAACGGCAACCTGGTCAACACGGCCCAGCTCGCCGAGATGGTCGCCGACCTGCCCAAGCAGGAGGGTGGCCGCACCCCGCGCGTCGCAGCCACCAACGACACCGACCTGCTCACCGCGCTGCTCGCGGCCCAGGTCGACGAGGACGGCAAGCCGCTGACCATCGAGGAGGCGGCCCACACGGTCCTTCCGCAGGTCAAGGGCGCCTTCAGTCTCGTCTTCATGGACGAGAACACCCTGTACGCCGCCCGTGACCCGCAGGGCATCCGCCCGCTGGTCCTCGGCCGCCTCGAGCGCGGCTGGGTCGTCGCCTCCGAGTCCGCCGCCCTCGACATCTGCGGCGCCAGCTACGTCCGTGAGGTCGAGCCGGGCGAGTTCATCGCCATCGACGAGAACGGCCTGCGCACCTCACGATTCGCGGAAGCAAAGCCCAAGGGCTGTGTCTTCGAGTACGTGTACCTCGCCCGCCCGGACACCGACATCGCCGGCCGGAACGTGTACCTCTCCCGTGTGGAGATGGGCCGCAAGCTCGCGAAGGAAGCCCCGGTCGACGCCGACCTGGTCATAGCGACCCCGGAATCCGGCACCCCGGCCGCCATCGGCTACGCGGAGGCGAGCGGTATCCCGTTCGGTGCGGGTCTCGTGAAGAACGCGTACGTCGGACGTACGTTCATCCAGCCCTCGCAGACCATCCGCCAGCTCGGCATCCGTCTGAAGCTGAACCCGCTGAAGGAAGTCATCAAGGGCAAGCGCCTGGTGGTCGTGGACGACTCGATCGTGCGCGGCAACACCCAGCGGGCCCTGGTCCGCATGCTCCGCGAGGCGGGAGCAGCCGAGGTCCACATCCGGATCTCCTCTCCCCCCGTGAAGTGGCCCTGCTTCTTCGGCATCGACTTCGCCACCCGCGCCGAGCTGATCGCCAACGGCATGTCCATCGACGAGATCGGCACCTCGCTCGGGGCCGACTCGCTCTCCTACATCTCCATCGACGGCATGATCGAGGCGACCACCATCGCCAAGCCGAACCTCTGCCGCGCCTGCTTCGATGGCGAGTACCCGATGGATCTCCCGGACCCCGAGCTGCTCGGCAAGCAGCTGCTGGAAACGGAGCTGGCCGCCGGCCCGGCCGCCACGGCCGCGGCCGACGCGATCCGCCGCCCGTAA
- a CDS encoding ArsR/SmtB family transcription factor — MELEQRVADLERRLAALERAQQTAPRIGEGDFWALQGFKDQLAELGAADGGVLFTGAVRLPTGEQYEWQHGALTEGLLDAEWTEAAESFAALGHPVRLRLLREVIAGRRTAAELAELDEVGTTGQIYHHLRQLTGAGWLHTTGRGRYEVPPGRVVPLLVALSAARP; from the coding sequence GTGGAACTCGAACAACGCGTCGCCGACCTCGAGCGACGGCTGGCAGCGCTGGAGCGCGCGCAGCAGACCGCCCCCCGCATCGGCGAGGGCGACTTCTGGGCCCTTCAGGGGTTCAAGGACCAGCTGGCCGAGCTGGGCGCGGCCGACGGCGGAGTGCTGTTCACCGGCGCGGTACGGCTGCCGACCGGGGAGCAGTACGAGTGGCAGCACGGCGCGCTGACCGAGGGGCTGCTGGACGCCGAGTGGACCGAGGCCGCCGAGTCCTTCGCGGCCCTGGGGCACCCGGTCCGGCTCCGGCTGCTCCGCGAGGTCATCGCCGGCCGGCGCACCGCGGCCGAACTGGCCGAGCTGGACGAGGTCGGCACGACCGGCCAGATCTACCACCACCTGCGCCAGCTCACCGGCGCGGGCTGGCTGCACACGACCGGCCGGGGCCGTTACGAGGTGCCGCCGGGGCGGGTCGTGCCGCTGCTGGTGGCGCTGTCGGCGGCCCGTCCGTAA
- a CDS encoding M23 family metallopeptidase, which translates to MSARKLAMVAFRGLQLAFIGLVIAHICFGWGYPVWWDFLPLVLAYVVVTVANRWGGAPDSSRRAREPVEVAPPVTGRWSALNSPADRTPSHGIHAHGQTYAIDIIAEPEPGARPAFHWLWPIARRPQDFPAFEAPILAVADATVVRAVDGQRDHLSRNSLAGLLYLMLAEGSVREMAGLRRILGNHLILDLGNGTYAAYAHLRRGSLTAREGDRVHAGQVIARCGNSGNSSEPHLHFQLMDGPDPDSARGVPFGWRGVGVPRNQEVFEVVGPVVGAAD; encoded by the coding sequence ATGTCCGCACGCAAGCTCGCCATGGTGGCCTTCCGCGGCCTCCAGCTGGCCTTCATCGGCCTGGTGATCGCCCACATCTGCTTCGGCTGGGGCTACCCGGTCTGGTGGGACTTCCTGCCGCTGGTCCTCGCGTACGTTGTCGTCACCGTCGCCAACCGCTGGGGCGGCGCCCCGGACAGCTCGCGCCGGGCCCGGGAACCCGTCGAGGTCGCCCCGCCGGTCACCGGCCGCTGGTCCGCGCTGAACAGCCCGGCCGACCGCACCCCGAGCCATGGCATCCACGCCCACGGGCAGACGTACGCCATCGACATCATCGCCGAACCGGAACCCGGCGCCCGCCCCGCCTTCCACTGGCTGTGGCCGATCGCGCGGCGCCCCCAGGACTTCCCGGCCTTCGAGGCGCCGATCCTCGCGGTCGCCGACGCCACGGTCGTGCGGGCGGTCGACGGGCAGCGCGATCACCTGAGCCGCAACTCGCTCGCGGGGCTGCTGTACCTGATGCTGGCCGAGGGCTCGGTCCGCGAGATGGCGGGCCTTCGCCGCATCCTCGGCAACCACCTGATCCTGGACCTCGGCAACGGCACCTACGCGGCCTACGCGCACCTGCGGCGCGGCTCGCTCACCGCCCGGGAGGGCGACCGGGTGCACGCCGGGCAGGTCATCGCCCGCTGCGGAAACTCGGGCAACTCCTCCGAGCCGCACCTGCACTTCCAGCTGATGGACGGCCCGGACCCGGACAGCGCCCGTGGCGTGCCCTTCGGCTGGCGCGGCGTCGGGGTGCCGCGCAACCAGGAGGTGTTCGAGGTGGTCGGCCCGGTTGTCGGTGCCGCCGACTAA
- a CDS encoding META domain-containing protein encodes MNTLGTLGKDKKRLAAVATLTLLPLAVACGSEDAGSDTVGSGASASVTGAHWAVDEVTVDGKKSAAPSNAYVRIADGGKVKGNLGCNNFGAEAAFTDSKVTFDKMQATEMACEGVPPNFEVSLARTLSDGNLTAEVDGDKLTLTTTDGDRVALTKEKAAPLAGTKWAITSPDTDGKAHLTFDEKTGLVNGSLGCNKVRAEATVRDGSITLGTASTTRMMCDTSLMNTEKTLLGLFDGTVKYRVDHRTLVLTSENGERVNASAAE; translated from the coding sequence ATGAACACACTCGGCACCCTCGGTAAGGACAAGAAGCGACTGGCCGCCGTCGCCACGCTGACCCTCCTCCCGCTCGCCGTGGCCTGCGGCAGCGAGGACGCGGGCAGTGACACGGTCGGCTCCGGGGCGTCGGCCTCCGTCACCGGCGCGCACTGGGCCGTCGACGAGGTCACCGTCGACGGAAAGAAGAGCGCCGCCCCGAGCAACGCCTATGTGCGCATCGCCGACGGCGGCAAGGTCAAGGGCAACCTGGGCTGCAACAACTTCGGCGCCGAGGCCGCCTTCACCGACAGCAAGGTCACCTTCGACAAGATGCAGGCGACCGAGATGGCCTGCGAAGGCGTCCCCCCGAACTTCGAGGTGAGCCTCGCCCGCACCCTCTCCGACGGCAACCTCACCGCCGAGGTCGACGGCGACAAGCTCACCCTCACCACGACGGACGGCGACCGCGTCGCCCTCACCAAGGAGAAGGCGGCCCCGCTGGCGGGCACGAAGTGGGCCATCACCAGCCCCGACACCGACGGCAAGGCCCACCTCACGTTCGACGAGAAGACCGGCCTGGTCAACGGCAGCCTCGGCTGCAACAAGGTGAGGGCCGAGGCCACGGTCCGCGACGGCAGTATCACGCTCGGCACGGCGTCCACCACGCGAATGATGTGCGACACCTCACTCATGAATACGGAGAAGACCCTCCTGGGCCTCTTCGACGGCACGGTGAAGTACCGAGTGGATCACCGCACCCTGGTGCTGACCAGCGAAAACGGCGAGCGCGTAAACGCGTCCGCCGCTGAGTGA
- a CDS encoding Leu/Phe/Val dehydrogenase produces the protein MTDVTHGVLHTLFHSDQGGHEQVVLCQDRASGLKAVIAIHSTALGPALGGTRFYPYATEEEAVADALNLARGMSYKNAMAGLDHGGGKAVIIGDPEKIKSDELLLAYGRFVASLGGRYVTACDVGTYVADMDVVARECRWTTGRSPQNGGAGDSSVLTAFGVYQGMRASAQHQWGDPSLRGRKVGIAGVGKVGHHLVEHLRAEGAEVVITDVREEAVGRILAAHPEGVTAVADTATLIRAEGLDIYAPCALGGALNDDTVPALTASVVCGAANNQLAHPGVEKDLADRGILYAPDYVVNAGGVIQVADELHGFDFERCKAKAAKIYDTTLAIFARAKTDGIPPAAAADRIAEQRMAEARTTL, from the coding sequence GTGACCGACGTAACACACGGCGTCCTGCACACCCTGTTCCACTCGGACCAGGGGGGTCATGAGCAAGTCGTGCTCTGCCAGGACCGCGCCAGCGGCCTCAAGGCCGTCATCGCCATCCACTCCACCGCTCTGGGCCCCGCCCTGGGCGGTACGCGCTTCTACCCGTACGCGACCGAGGAAGAGGCCGTCGCCGACGCGCTGAACCTCGCGCGCGGGATGTCGTACAAGAACGCCATGGCCGGTCTCGACCACGGCGGCGGCAAAGCCGTGATCATCGGCGACCCGGAGAAGATCAAGTCCGACGAGCTGCTGCTGGCCTACGGCCGGTTCGTGGCCTCGCTGGGCGGCCGCTACGTCACCGCGTGCGACGTCGGTACGTACGTCGCCGACATGGACGTCGTGGCCCGCGAGTGCCGCTGGACCACCGGGCGCTCCCCGCAGAACGGCGGCGCGGGCGACTCCTCCGTGCTCACCGCCTTCGGCGTCTACCAGGGCATGCGCGCCTCGGCCCAGCACCAGTGGGGCGACCCGTCGCTGCGCGGCCGCAAGGTCGGCATCGCGGGCGTCGGCAAGGTCGGCCACCACCTGGTGGAGCACCTGCGGGCGGAGGGCGCCGAGGTCGTCATCACGGACGTGCGCGAGGAGGCCGTCGGCCGGATCCTCGCCGCGCACCCGGAGGGTGTGACGGCAGTCGCCGACACCGCGACCCTGATCCGGGCCGAGGGCCTCGACATCTACGCCCCCTGCGCGCTCGGCGGAGCCCTGAACGACGACACCGTGCCGGCGCTGACCGCCTCGGTGGTGTGCGGCGCGGCCAACAACCAGCTCGCCCACCCGGGCGTCGAGAAGGACCTCGCCGACCGCGGGATCCTCTACGCGCCCGACTACGTGGTGAACGCCGGCGGTGTCATCCAGGTCGCCGACGAGCTGCACGGCTTCGACTTCGAGCGGTGCAAGGCGAAGGCCGCGAAGATCTACGACACCACGCTGGCCATATTCGCACGTGCGAAGACGGACGGGATCCCGCCGGCCGCCGCGGCCGACCGGATCGCCGAACAGCGAATGGCGGAGGCACGCACGACGCTCTGA
- a CDS encoding DUF6274 family protein, with protein MAASTRHETRALLRAHLSAASCYPRHLTRHCPICHHLLRLAMASAPHPAPRPALPAPPPEEVAEDEATSSA; from the coding sequence ATGGCGGCATCGACTAGGCACGAGACGCGGGCGTTGCTCCGTGCGCACCTGTCGGCCGCCTCCTGCTATCCGCGACATCTCACTCGGCACTGCCCGATCTGCCATCACCTGCTGCGCCTGGCGATGGCTTCCGCCCCGCACCCCGCCCCTCGCCCCGCCCTGCCGGCTCCGCCCCCTGAGGAAGTCGCCGAGGACGAGGCCACGTCCTCGGCGTGA
- the bldC gene encoding developmental transcriptional regulator BldC codes for MTARTPDAEPLLTPAEVATMFRVDPKTVTRWAKAGKLTSIRTLGGHRRYREAEVRALLAGIPQQRSEA; via the coding sequence ATGACCGCTCGCACCCCTGATGCCGAGCCGCTGCTGACCCCGGCTGAGGTCGCCACCATGTTCCGCGTCGACCCCAAGACGGTCACGCGGTGGGCGAAGGCCGGGAAGCTTACTTCGATCCGTACGCTCGGCGGGCACCGCCGCTACCGCGAGGCGGAGGTCCGTGCATTGCTCGCGGGCATCCCGCAGCAGCGCAGCGAGGCCTGA
- the purL gene encoding phosphoribosylformylglycinamidine synthase subunit PurL: protein MSRTPLDTVEHAAATPDVELPWAELGLKKDEYERVVEILGRRPTGAELAMYSVMWSEHCSYKSSKVHLRQFGEKAPESDAMLVGIGENAGVVDVGQGYAVTFKVESHNHPSYVEPYQGAATGVGGIVRDIIAMGARPVAVVDPLRFGAADHPDTKRVLPGVVAGIGGYGNCLGLPNIGGEVVFDSCYQGNPLVNAGAIGVMRHEDIHLAKASGAGNKVILYGARTGGDGIGGASILASETFDDAKPSKRPAVQVGDPFQEKLLIECTLEAFQEKLVVGIQDLGAAGLSCATSELASNGSGGMRVTLDDVPLRDSTLSPEEILMSESQERMCAVVEPAKVDRFLEICEKWDVIATVIGEVTDGDRLEIYWHGGKIVDVDPRTVAHEGPVYERPYARPSWQDELQADDANKLPRPTTSAELKDQVVKLVGSPNQASKKWITSQYDHFVQGNTVLAQPEDSGMIRIDEETGLGVAIATDGNGRYAKLDPYHGAQLALAEAYRNVATTGAKPLAVSDCLNFGSPEDPAVMWQFAEAVRGLADACQQLGTPVTGGNVSLYNQTGDVAIHPTPVVAVLGVIDDVARRTPVAFQEEGQLLYLLGDTREEFGGSAWSQVVHDHLGGRPPQVDLERERLLAEILISASRDGMIDSAHDLSDGGLIQAVVESALLGGKGARLVVPDGLDAFTFLFSESAGRAVVAVPRSEELRFNDMCGARGLPVTRIGVVDGDSVELQGEFALSLEDLRETHEATIPALLK from the coding sequence ATGAGCCGGACGCCTCTGGACACGGTCGAGCACGCGGCCGCGACCCCCGACGTCGAGCTGCCCTGGGCCGAACTCGGCCTGAAGAAGGACGAGTACGAGAGGGTCGTGGAGATCCTCGGCCGTCGGCCCACCGGTGCCGAGCTCGCCATGTACTCGGTCATGTGGTCCGAGCACTGCTCGTACAAGTCCTCCAAGGTCCACCTCCGCCAGTTCGGCGAGAAGGCCCCCGAGTCCGACGCGATGCTCGTCGGCATCGGCGAGAACGCCGGTGTGGTGGACGTCGGCCAGGGTTACGCCGTGACCTTCAAGGTCGAGTCGCACAACCACCCGTCGTACGTCGAGCCCTACCAGGGTGCCGCGACCGGTGTCGGCGGCATCGTCCGCGACATCATCGCGATGGGCGCGCGCCCGGTGGCCGTCGTCGACCCGCTGCGCTTCGGTGCCGCCGACCACCCCGACACCAAGCGGGTGCTCCCCGGTGTCGTCGCGGGCATCGGCGGCTACGGCAACTGCCTGGGCCTGCCCAACATCGGCGGCGAGGTCGTCTTCGACTCCTGCTACCAGGGCAACCCGCTGGTCAACGCCGGCGCCATCGGTGTGATGCGGCACGAGGACATCCACCTCGCGAAGGCGTCCGGCGCCGGCAACAAGGTCATCCTGTACGGGGCCCGTACGGGCGGCGACGGCATCGGCGGCGCGTCGATCCTCGCGTCCGAGACCTTCGACGACGCCAAGCCGTCGAAGCGCCCGGCCGTCCAGGTCGGCGACCCCTTCCAGGAGAAGCTCCTCATCGAGTGCACCCTGGAGGCCTTCCAGGAGAAGCTGGTCGTCGGTATCCAGGACCTCGGTGCCGCCGGTCTGTCGTGCGCCACGTCCGAGCTCGCCTCCAACGGCTCCGGCGGCATGCGCGTGACCCTGGACGACGTGCCCCTGCGTGACTCGACCCTCTCGCCCGAGGAAATCCTCATGAGCGAGTCGCAGGAGCGCATGTGCGCGGTCGTCGAGCCGGCGAAGGTCGACCGGTTCCTGGAGATCTGCGAGAAGTGGGACGTCATCGCCACCGTCATCGGTGAGGTGACCGACGGCGACCGCCTGGAGATCTACTGGCACGGCGGCAAGATCGTCGACGTCGACCCGCGCACCGTGGCGCACGAGGGCCCGGTCTACGAGCGCCCGTACGCCCGTCCGTCCTGGCAGGACGAGCTGCAGGCCGACGACGCGAACAAGCTGCCCCGGCCCACGACCTCGGCCGAGCTGAAGGACCAGGTCGTGAAGCTGGTCGGCTCCCCGAACCAGGCCTCCAAGAAGTGGATCACCTCGCAGTACGACCACTTCGTGCAGGGCAACACCGTCCTCGCCCAGCCCGAGGACTCCGGCATGATCCGCATCGACGAGGAGACCGGCCTCGGCGTCGCCATCGCCACGGACGGCAACGGCCGGTACGCGAAGCTGGACCCGTACCACGGCGCCCAGCTGGCGCTGGCGGAGGCGTACCGCAACGTCGCCACGACCGGCGCCAAGCCGCTCGCGGTCTCCGACTGCCTGAACTTCGGCTCGCCCGAGGACCCGGCGGTGATGTGGCAGTTCGCGGAGGCCGTGCGCGGACTGGCGGACGCCTGCCAGCAGTTGGGCACTCCGGTCACGGGCGGCAATGTCTCGCTCTACAACCAGACCGGCGACGTGGCCATCCACCCGACGCCGGTCGTGGCCGTCCTCGGCGTGATCGACGACGTCGCGCGGCGCACGCCGGTCGCCTTCCAGGAGGAGGGGCAGCTGCTCTACCTCCTCGGCGACACGCGTGAGGAGTTCGGCGGCTCGGCCTGGTCGCAGGTCGTGCACGACCACCTCGGCGGTCGGCCGCCCCAGGTGGACCTGGAGCGCGAGCGGCTGCTCGCCGAGATCCTGATCTCCGCCTCCCGCGACGGCATGATCGACTCCGCCCACGACCTGTCCGACGGCGGTCTGATCCAGGCGGTCGTCGAGTCCGCGCTGCTCGGCGGCAAGGGCGCGCGTCTGGTCGTACCGGACGGGCTCGACGCCTTCACCTTCCTCTTCTCCGAGTCGGCGGGACGTGCGGTCGTCGCCGTGCCGCGCTCCGAGGAGCTCCGCTTCAACGACATGTGCGGTGCGCGGGGCCTGCCGGTCACCCGCATCGGTGTCGTCGACGGCGACTCGGTGGAACTGCAGGGCGAGTTCGCGCTCTCCCTGGAGGACCTGCGCGAGACGCATGAGGCGACGATTCCGGCGCTGCTGAAGTAG